One stretch of Akkermansia sp. RCC_12PD DNA includes these proteins:
- a CDS encoding FadR/GntR family transcriptional regulator, producing MKKGKQMDLKKPVRLSLSRQVLNAMEAMIRSGQWQVGDRIPAEPELARAFSVSHNTIREALQSLIHMGMLEARPGDGTYVMASDRFAVAVSNRLRESELPQILEARLALEKEIARLAAVKRTEEDLEILEAALKDCHARVRPGIEDDMLFHAAVARATHNPVLAELYNVIIRNVQENLESLLEEKQYDPGAMKLHDDLLDAIRGRKADAAENIIVKIVEFDTVSISGEPPE from the coding sequence ATGAAAAAAGGAAAACAGATGGATTTGAAGAAGCCCGTAAGGCTGTCTCTTTCCCGCCAGGTGCTCAATGCCATGGAGGCCATGATACGGTCCGGCCAATGGCAGGTGGGCGACCGCATTCCGGCGGAACCGGAGCTGGCCCGCGCCTTTTCCGTGAGCCACAATACCATCCGGGAAGCCCTTCAATCCCTGATCCACATGGGAATGCTGGAAGCCCGGCCCGGGGACGGCACATACGTGATGGCCTCCGACCGTTTTGCCGTGGCGGTCAGCAACCGGCTCCGGGAGTCGGAGCTGCCCCAGATTCTGGAAGCGCGTCTGGCGCTGGAAAAGGAAATTGCGCGCCTGGCCGCCGTGAAGAGGACGGAAGAGGATCTGGAGATTTTGGAGGCCGCATTGAAGGACTGCCATGCCAGGGTCAGACCAGGCATTGAAGACGACATGCTGTTCCATGCAGCCGTGGCCCGGGCCACGCACAACCCGGTGCTTGCGGAGCTGTACAATGTGATCATCCGCAACGTGCAGGAGAATCTGGAAAGCCTGCTTGAAGAGAAGCAGTACGATCCCGGAGCGATGAAGCTCCATGACGACCTTCTGGACGCCATCCGCGGCCGGAAAGCGGACGCCGCGGAGAACATTATTGTGAAAATCGTGGAGTTTGATACGGTCAGCATCAGCGGAGAGCCGCCGGAATAG
- a CDS encoding ATP-binding cassette domain-containing protein has protein sequence MDNFLPAVNVENARVYLGGQEILHNISWQVRRGERCFILGANGAGKTTLVKLLMGFAWPLFGARVQVLGKTFGHVNLLELRKSIAWVSPFMHKWLEDGAWNGRDMVLSGPDGTIGLLREPTLEEEEKAAGIMKSLKAEHLMDRPVVAMSSGEQVKVLIARALMTNPELMILDEPSVYLDLAGREFLLKTIEELAATRPDLTMIFITQRIEDILPVFDCGMILKSGEIVARGTRDEVLTEENLKNAFDLDIQLIRTDKGRLWTVIR, from the coding sequence ATGGACAATTTTCTGCCGGCCGTCAATGTGGAGAACGCCAGGGTGTACCTGGGCGGCCAGGAAATCCTGCACAATATTTCCTGGCAGGTGCGGCGCGGAGAGCGCTGTTTTATTCTGGGTGCGAACGGGGCCGGAAAGACCACCCTGGTCAAACTGCTGATGGGTTTTGCGTGGCCCCTGTTCGGCGCCAGAGTGCAGGTGTTGGGCAAAACGTTCGGGCACGTGAACCTGCTGGAGTTGCGCAAATCCATTGCGTGGGTGAGCCCGTTCATGCACAAGTGGCTGGAGGACGGGGCCTGGAACGGGCGCGACATGGTGCTTTCCGGGCCGGACGGAACGATCGGCCTTCTGCGCGAGCCGACCTTGGAAGAGGAGGAGAAGGCGGCCGGGATCATGAAGTCTCTGAAGGCGGAGCATTTGATGGACAGGCCCGTGGTGGCCATGTCTTCCGGAGAACAGGTGAAGGTGCTCATTGCCCGTGCGCTGATGACGAATCCGGAGTTGATGATTCTGGACGAGCCGAGCGTTTACCTGGACCTGGCTGGCCGCGAGTTTTTATTGAAGACCATTGAAGAGCTGGCGGCCACTCGGCCGGACCTGACCATGATTTTTATCACCCAGCGCATTGAGGACATTTTGCCGGTATTTGATTGCGGGATGATTCTGAAGTCCGGCGAGATCGTGGCGCGGGGCACCCGGGACGAGGTGCTGACGGAGGAGAATTTGAAGAACGCCTTTGATCTGGACATTCAGTTGATCAGGACGGACAAGGGGCGTCTCTGGACGGTGATTCGCTGA
- the ilvC gene encoding ketol-acid reductoisomerase: MDIIHDNAADLSALNGKTVAVIGYGAQGRAQALCMRDSGVNVIIGVRPGKSFDAATQEGFQVMSVAEAAEKADIIHILLPDESHGSVYEAEIKPHLKAGKTLCCSHGFAYVFNTIVPPADVDVIMVAPKGPGTEVRRVFEEGFGCPGLIAVHQNPSGKARDVALAMAKAEGLTRGGVLECTMAQETYEDLFGEQNVLCGGLVDLMKYGFETLTEAGYPPEMAYFECVHEAKLIVDLIYNGGIQKMNSVISNTAEFGEYYNGPQILPADVKERMKESLKRIESGKFAKDWLEEAAKGAPNLKAKREALGQHPVEIVGAKIRSLFERN, encoded by the coding sequence ATGGATATTATTCATGACAACGCCGCTGATCTCAGCGCATTGAACGGCAAGACCGTTGCCGTTATCGGATATGGCGCGCAGGGCCGCGCCCAGGCACTTTGCATGCGTGACTCCGGTGTGAACGTGATTATCGGCGTTCGCCCCGGCAAGTCTTTTGACGCCGCCACCCAGGAAGGTTTCCAGGTGATGAGCGTGGCTGAAGCCGCCGAAAAGGCGGACATCATCCACATTCTTCTTCCGGATGAAAGCCACGGTTCCGTGTACGAAGCTGAAATCAAGCCCCACCTGAAAGCCGGCAAGACGCTTTGCTGCTCCCACGGCTTCGCCTATGTGTTCAACACCATCGTTCCCCCCGCGGACGTGGACGTAATCATGGTGGCCCCCAAGGGACCGGGCACGGAAGTGCGCCGCGTGTTTGAAGAAGGCTTCGGCTGCCCCGGCCTCATTGCCGTGCACCAGAATCCCTCCGGCAAGGCCCGCGACGTGGCCCTTGCGATGGCGAAGGCAGAAGGCCTGACCCGCGGCGGCGTGCTGGAATGCACGATGGCCCAGGAAACTTATGAAGACCTGTTCGGCGAACAAAACGTGCTTTGCGGCGGTCTGGTGGACCTGATGAAGTACGGCTTTGAAACGTTGACGGAAGCCGGTTATCCCCCGGAAATGGCCTATTTTGAATGCGTGCATGAAGCCAAGCTGATCGTGGATCTGATCTACAACGGCGGCATCCAGAAGATGAATTCCGTGATTTCCAACACCGCCGAGTTCGGCGAGTACTACAACGGCCCGCAGATTCTGCCCGCCGACGTGAAGGAACGCATGAAGGAATCCCTGAAGCGCATCGAATCCGGCAAGTTCGCCAAGGACTGGCTGGAAGAAGCTGCGAAGGGCGCTCCCAACCTCAAGGCGAAGCGCGAAGCCCTGGGCCAGCACCCGGTGGAAATCGTGGGCGCCAAGATCCGCAGCCTGTTTGAAAGGAACTGA
- a CDS encoding lipocalin family protein, producing the protein MSMLQTIVTSLFHGHSVKTPAMPDFNLERYLGEWHEIARLENWFERGLRKVYARYDRGEDGTVSVTNGGYDARTGERREVHARARVADAPNHLKVYFVPVLYGRYEVAFVDEYYTRAVVSGGSLNYLWLLSRNPDVEEDHLEQMLRCARDLGYDTSRLIYSHSFCPAEAGVGQCR; encoded by the coding sequence ATGAGTATGTTGCAAACCATCGTTACGTCCCTGTTTCACGGGCATTCCGTGAAAACCCCTGCCATGCCGGATTTCAATCTGGAACGTTATTTGGGAGAATGGCATGAGATCGCCCGCCTGGAGAATTGGTTTGAGCGCGGCTTGCGCAAGGTGTACGCCCGTTATGACCGTGGAGAAGACGGTACCGTTTCCGTGACTAACGGCGGTTATGACGCCCGTACCGGAGAGCGGCGCGAGGTGCATGCCCGCGCCAGGGTGGCAGATGCCCCGAACCATTTGAAAGTGTACTTCGTGCCAGTTCTGTACGGACGGTATGAGGTGGCTTTTGTGGATGAGTATTACACCCGTGCTGTGGTATCCGGCGGTTCCCTGAATTATTTGTGGCTGCTGTCCCGGAATCCCGACGTGGAAGAAGATCATTTGGAACAGATGCTGCGCTGTGCGCGGGATCTGGGGTATGATACGTCCCGGTTGATTTATTCCCATTCCTTTTGTCCGGCGGAGGCTGGAGTGGGGCAGTGCCGTTAA
- a CDS encoding TIGR01777 family oxidoreductase, whose translation MKVAITGSSGFIGSHLSKRLAVLGHEAVPLWRYLFTQDSLDCLVQSLAGCAAVVNLAGAPLDRRWTDAYKLELMESRIMTTRKLVEAVNLLHEPPGVMISTSAVGYYSSEGCHGEHDDPAEGSFLAELCEAWEAEAERVNDHVRLVRVRFGVVLSPDGGALPKMIMPTRFGVTVSIGKPDHAFSWVALDDLVNALAFILEHGDVSGPVNVTAPERTTNEEFYKAVAEHFHTRVSVRVPDAAVRLVMGEASQVVTSGQCAEPETLLREGFEFQYPGISTFFNKAFPVKS comes from the coding sequence ATGAAAGTAGCCATCACGGGGTCCAGCGGATTCATAGGCAGCCATTTGTCCAAGCGCCTGGCGGTGCTGGGACATGAGGCGGTGCCCTTGTGGCGCTATTTGTTCACACAGGACAGCCTGGATTGTCTGGTGCAGTCGCTGGCGGGATGCGCCGCCGTGGTCAATCTGGCGGGGGCCCCTCTTGACCGCCGCTGGACGGATGCCTACAAGCTGGAATTGATGGAGAGCCGGATCATGACCACGCGCAAGCTGGTGGAGGCGGTCAATCTTCTGCACGAACCTCCGGGAGTGATGATTTCCACGTCCGCCGTGGGATATTACAGTTCGGAAGGCTGCCATGGCGAGCACGACGATCCGGCGGAGGGTTCTTTTCTGGCTGAATTGTGCGAGGCCTGGGAAGCGGAGGCGGAACGCGTGAACGATCACGTTCGCCTGGTCCGTGTTCGGTTTGGCGTGGTGCTTTCCCCGGATGGCGGCGCGCTTCCCAAAATGATCATGCCGACCCGCTTCGGGGTGACGGTTTCCATAGGAAAGCCGGATCATGCCTTTTCCTGGGTGGCCCTGGACGATCTGGTGAATGCGCTGGCGTTTATCCTGGAGCACGGAGATGTTTCCGGACCGGTCAATGTGACGGCCCCCGAACGCACCACCAATGAGGAGTTTTATAAAGCCGTGGCGGAACATTTCCATACCAGGGTATCCGTCCGTGTTCCGGATGCCGCCGTACGGCTGGTGATGGGTGAGGCCTCCCAGGTGGTTACCAGCGGCCAGTGCGCCGAGCCGGAGACTCTCCTGCGCGAAGGCTTTGAATTCCAGTATCCCGGTATCAGTACGTTTTTCAATAAAGCATTTCCCGTCAAGTCATGA
- a CDS encoding DUF1330 domain-containing protein, whose translation MSAYFIVMVSMDETVDRAPYDSYIDRVKPIVESFGGEYLVRTEVIDSPFPGDRPDRMIIIRFPNREKLDECFASEEYRRIMALRTETVRAKAFIAEGL comes from the coding sequence ATGAGTGCTTATTTTATAGTCATGGTTTCCATGGACGAAACTGTGGACCGTGCGCCGTACGATTCTTACATCGACCGGGTGAAGCCGATTGTGGAAAGCTTCGGCGGGGAATATCTCGTACGCACGGAAGTGATTGACTCGCCTTTTCCCGGAGATAGGCCGGACAGGATGATTATCATCCGTTTTCCCAACCGGGAAAAACTGGATGAATGCTTTGCCAGTGAGGAGTATCGCCGGATCATGGCGCTGCGCACGGAAACGGTAAGGGCAAAGGCGTTTATTGCCGAAGGCTTGTGA